The Frankiales bacterium genome has a window encoding:
- a CDS encoding cytochrome P450 — translation MQPTPVPLDQVDLADLDVFERNEAWGMFDTLRREAPVHWNPEHDGGSGFWSVTRYDDIEMIDKDPESFTSMKFTNLEEPPEEFQERRRSILETDGPRHLALRKLLMRDFSVGQLRRYEDFLRGLALLTVETALQQQEMDFVDAIAADYPIQVLARLLDTPEEMTPQLIAWGNEIVGFSDPEFARVLINSEESQKYRHLPFSSPVSQEIFEYGRKLAAERRGGDGEDLVSKLVNRIPEDGVPLSDEHYDNYFLLLVVAGNETTRQAISHSMKALMDNRDQMQWLVDNPDKTQQAVEEMLRFASPVYHFRRTATRDVELHGQKIKEGDKVVMWFASGNRDETKFDDPYRLDLTRFPNDHMTFGKGPHTCMGSNLARLEMRILFETLLPRIAEIEMNGQIDRVRSNFVNGIKRFPVRIEAKRA, via the coding sequence ATGCAGCCGACCCCCGTCCCGCTCGACCAGGTGGACCTCGCCGACCTCGACGTGTTCGAGCGCAACGAGGCATGGGGCATGTTCGACACGCTGCGCCGTGAGGCGCCGGTCCACTGGAACCCCGAGCACGACGGCGGCTCGGGCTTCTGGTCGGTCACGCGCTACGACGACATCGAGATGATCGACAAGGACCCGGAGAGCTTCACCTCGATGAAGTTCACCAACCTCGAGGAGCCGCCCGAGGAGTTCCAGGAGCGGCGCCGCTCGATCCTCGAGACCGACGGCCCCCGCCACCTCGCGCTGCGCAAGCTGCTCATGCGTGACTTCTCCGTCGGCCAGCTGCGCCGCTACGAGGACTTCCTCCGCGGCCTGGCGCTGCTCACCGTCGAGACCGCGCTCCAGCAGCAGGAGATGGACTTCGTCGACGCCATCGCCGCCGACTACCCGATCCAGGTGCTCGCGCGGCTGCTCGACACCCCCGAGGAGATGACGCCGCAGCTCATCGCGTGGGGCAACGAGATCGTCGGCTTCTCCGACCCCGAGTTCGCCCGGGTGCTCATCAACTCCGAGGAGAGCCAGAAGTACCGGCACCTGCCGTTCAGCTCGCCGGTCTCGCAGGAGATCTTCGAGTACGGCCGCAAGCTCGCCGCGGAGCGCCGCGGCGGTGACGGCGAGGACCTCGTGAGCAAGCTCGTCAACCGCATCCCCGAGGACGGCGTCCCGCTCTCGGACGAGCACTACGACAACTACTTCCTGCTGCTCGTCGTGGCCGGCAACGAGACCACGCGCCAGGCCATCAGCCACTCGATGAAGGCGCTGATGGACAACCGCGACCAGATGCAGTGGCTCGTCGACAACCCGGACAAGACCCAGCAGGCCGTCGAGGAGATGCTGCGGTTCGCCTCGCCCGTCTACCACTTCCGCCGCACGGCCACGCGCGACGTCGAGCTGCACGGGCAGAAGATCAAGGAGGGCGACAAGGTCGTCATGTGGTTCGCCTCGGGCAACCGCGACGAGACCAAGTTCGACGACCCGTACCGTCTCGACCTCACCCGGTTCCCCAACGACCACATGACCTTCGGCAAGGGCCCGCACACGTGCATGGGCTCCAACCTGGCCCGGCTCGAGATGCGCATCCTGTTCGAGACGCTCCTGCCGCGCATCGCCGAGATCGAGATGAACGGCCAGATCGACCGCGTGCGCAGCAACTTCGTCAACGGGATCAAGCGCTTCCCGGTGCGCATCGAGGCGAAGCGGGCCTGA
- a CDS encoding 2Fe-2S iron-sulfur cluster binding domain-containing protein: MAGTQTTIREHEGDLVVESADLVAEDVVALTLVDPDGASLPPWTPGAHVDLILGDDLVRQYSLCGEPADSRTIRVAVLRAPDSRGGSTYVHDNLVKGATVRVRGPRNHFPLMAAARYVFIGGGIGITPLLPMIAEAEASGAEWHLYYGGRSRASMAFVDELARYGDKVTLVPQDEVGMLDLAAILGEPRPDTLVYCCGPEGLLSAVEQRCGADWPEGALHLERFAAKATEAPAGGERSFELVLAGSGMTLTVPPDRSVFDVIQDAGISVLGSCHEGICGTCEQIVLEGDVDHRDSVLSESERASNDAMMICVSRCFSDRLTLDL, from the coding sequence ATGGCGGGCACGCAGACCACGATCCGCGAGCACGAGGGCGACCTCGTGGTGGAGTCGGCGGACCTCGTCGCCGAGGACGTCGTCGCCCTCACCCTGGTGGACCCGGACGGCGCCTCGCTGCCGCCCTGGACGCCAGGGGCGCACGTCGACCTGATCCTGGGCGACGACCTGGTGCGCCAGTACTCGCTGTGCGGCGAGCCGGCCGACAGCCGGACCATCCGCGTGGCCGTGCTGCGCGCGCCGGACTCCCGCGGCGGCTCGACGTACGTCCACGACAACCTGGTGAAGGGCGCCACCGTGCGCGTGCGCGGGCCGCGCAACCACTTCCCGCTCATGGCCGCGGCGCGCTACGTGTTCATCGGCGGCGGCATCGGCATCACCCCGCTGCTGCCCATGATCGCCGAGGCCGAGGCCAGCGGCGCCGAGTGGCACCTCTACTACGGCGGCCGCAGCCGCGCGTCGATGGCCTTCGTCGACGAGCTCGCGCGCTACGGCGACAAGGTGACGCTCGTGCCGCAGGACGAGGTGGGGATGCTCGACCTCGCCGCGATCCTGGGCGAGCCGCGGCCGGACACGCTGGTGTACTGCTGCGGGCCCGAGGGCCTGCTCTCCGCGGTCGAGCAGCGCTGCGGTGCCGACTGGCCCGAGGGCGCCCTGCACCTCGAGCGGTTCGCCGCCAAGGCTACCGAGGCGCCGGCGGGGGGCGAGCGCTCGTTCGAGCTGGTGCTCGCCGGCTCCGGCATGACGCTCACCGTGCCGCCGGACCGCTCGGTGTTCGACGTCATCCAGGACGCCGGGATCAGCGTGCTCGGCTCCTGCCACGAGGGCATCTGCGGCACCTGCGAGCAGATCGTGCTCGAGGGCGACGTCGACCACCGCGACTCCGTGCTCAGCGAGTCGGAGCGGGCGTCCAACGACGCGATGATGATCTGCGTCTCGCGCTGCTTCTCCGACCGGCTGACCCTGGACCTGTGA
- a CDS encoding Rieske 2Fe-2S domain-containing protein translates to MTQRRTASVPTDCWYAVAESSAVGRSLTALRALDRPVVLYRTEDGRAVALEDRCAHRAYPLSAGALVGDDVRCGLCGFVYDVDGQCVGVPTQSRVPFGASVSSYPVQESAGVVWVWFGEPGRSRLHRVPELPWLGADGWASVSGEADVAAGYLLLHESFADVTQVPFVAPEISPTVLGSQPPPLDVVVTETTVSLHREFAPAPLPQWQAAMLGVAADVPFATSQEGFFLSPAAWVDHWDVTGPDGRVARLRFTQLVTPLGAGRSRVMWRVSRDFAVGDAQADGTVAAMFRDYYGRVMSAMETAQRVLDVDGPGPEVNVSADVAAVKVREIVTGMLAEETPYSVVRTRRARV, encoded by the coding sequence ATGACCCAGCGACGCACGGCGTCCGTCCCCACCGACTGCTGGTACGCCGTGGCCGAGTCGTCGGCCGTCGGCCGCTCGCTCACCGCCCTGCGCGCCCTCGACCGGCCGGTGGTGCTCTACCGCACCGAGGACGGCCGCGCGGTCGCGCTCGAGGACCGGTGCGCGCACCGCGCCTACCCCCTCAGCGCCGGAGCCCTCGTGGGCGACGACGTGCGCTGCGGCCTGTGCGGCTTCGTCTACGACGTCGACGGCCAGTGCGTGGGCGTGCCCACGCAGTCGCGCGTGCCGTTCGGCGCCTCGGTGTCCTCCTACCCGGTGCAGGAGAGCGCGGGCGTGGTGTGGGTGTGGTTCGGCGAGCCGGGACGCTCGCGGCTGCACCGCGTGCCGGAGCTGCCGTGGCTCGGCGCGGACGGCTGGGCGAGCGTCTCCGGGGAGGCCGACGTCGCCGCGGGCTACCTGCTGCTGCACGAGAGCTTCGCCGACGTCACCCAGGTGCCGTTCGTGGCGCCCGAGATCTCGCCGACCGTGCTGGGCTCGCAGCCTCCGCCGCTGGACGTCGTCGTCACCGAGACCACGGTGTCGCTGCACCGCGAGTTCGCCCCGGCGCCGCTGCCGCAGTGGCAGGCCGCCATGCTCGGCGTGGCCGCCGACGTGCCGTTCGCGACGTCCCAGGAGGGCTTCTTCCTCTCGCCCGCCGCGTGGGTGGACCACTGGGACGTGACCGGTCCGGACGGCCGGGTGGCGCGTCTGCGGTTCACCCAGCTCGTGACGCCGCTGGGCGCCGGACGCAGCCGGGTGATGTGGCGGGTGAGCCGCGACTTCGCCGTGGGCGACGCCCAGGCCGACGGCACCGTCGCCGCGATGTTCCGCGACTACTACGGCCGCGTGATGTCCGCGATGGAGACCGCCCAGCGCGTGCTCGACGTCGACGGCCCCGGCCCCGAGGTCAACGTCAGCGCCGACGTCGCCGCGGTGAAGGTGCGGGAGATCGTCACCGGCATGCTGGCCGAGGAGACGCCGTACTCCGTCGTGCGCACCAGGCGCGCCCGCGTGTGA
- a CDS encoding acetoacetate decarboxylase: protein MPELQGFAPPYTQSGRSALIPDPPWFYSGDLLTVEYRTDVEKVRAILPDDVELAEEDPGAVAFIWADWQSCSSGGAELLDPARSQYKEAFAVVRCRYEGVTYSRCVLIWVTTDFAIARGVHQGYPKKLGSIHQTRPMPYGKGAPRIEAGGRFGATLAAYDHRLAQAVITLTEPSDTNGFVNALPMLHHRRVRPIERGADGWALDEVLTMSGVGFEHGQAWKAEATLDLFDSPWDDVASTLPVREVISGYYLQVGTSWDGGTTLAHR, encoded by the coding sequence GTGCCCGAGCTCCAGGGCTTCGCGCCGCCGTACACCCAGAGCGGGCGCAGCGCGCTGATCCCGGACCCGCCGTGGTTCTACAGCGGCGACCTGCTCACGGTGGAGTACCGCACCGACGTCGAGAAGGTGCGCGCGATCCTGCCCGACGACGTCGAGCTCGCCGAGGAGGACCCGGGCGCGGTCGCGTTCATCTGGGCCGACTGGCAGTCGTGCTCCTCGGGCGGCGCCGAGCTGCTCGACCCCGCGAGGTCGCAGTACAAGGAGGCCTTCGCGGTCGTCCGCTGCCGCTACGAGGGCGTCACGTACTCGCGGTGCGTGCTCATCTGGGTGACCACCGACTTCGCCATCGCGCGGGGCGTGCACCAGGGCTACCCGAAGAAGCTCGGCTCGATCCACCAGACCCGGCCCATGCCCTACGGCAAGGGCGCCCCGCGCATCGAGGCCGGCGGCCGGTTCGGCGCGACGCTCGCGGCGTACGACCACCGGCTGGCCCAGGCCGTCATCACGCTGACCGAGCCCAGCGACACCAACGGCTTCGTCAACGCCCTGCCGATGCTGCACCACCGCCGCGTGCGCCCCATCGAGCGCGGCGCGGACGGCTGGGCGCTCGACGAGGTGCTCACCATGAGCGGCGTCGGGTTCGAGCACGGCCAGGCCTGGAAGGCCGAGGCCACGCTCGACCTCTTCGACTCGCCGTGGGACGACGTCGCGTCCACGCTGCCCGTCCGCGAGGTGATCAGCGGCTACTACCTGCAGGTGGGCACCAGCTGGGACGGCGGCACCACCCTCGCCCACCGCTGA
- a CDS encoding bifunctional 5,10-methylenetetrahydrofolate dehydrogenase/5,10-methenyltetrahydrofolate cyclohydrolase, with protein MTGPLMMPGGPVADAVLAGLRPRIERLRAAGRVPGLATLLVGDDDASARYVGMKHTKAAELGCHSVQVHLPADCTQQDVLDAIHTLNDDDAVDAVLFQYPPPPQIDFEAALMELDPDKDVDGLHPVNMGRLALSIPGPVPCTPAGIEALLAHYEIPVAGRNVCILGRGATLGRPLALLLSQKRPTANAAVTVVHTGVPDWADYTRSADVVIAAAGVPGILRPEHITSQTVVVGGGVRYEGRRLLPDVDVACEEVARAITPRVGGVGPTTIAMLFRNLVDIAERRAA; from the coding sequence ATGACCGGCCCGTTGATGATGCCCGGCGGTCCGGTCGCGGACGCCGTGCTCGCCGGCCTCCGCCCGCGCATCGAGCGTCTGCGCGCAGCGGGCCGTGTGCCCGGGCTCGCGACCCTCCTGGTGGGCGACGACGACGCGAGCGCCCGCTACGTCGGGATGAAGCACACCAAGGCCGCGGAGCTGGGCTGCCACTCCGTCCAGGTGCACCTGCCCGCCGACTGCACGCAGCAGGACGTGCTCGACGCCATCCACACGCTCAACGACGACGACGCGGTCGACGCCGTCCTCTTCCAGTACCCGCCGCCGCCCCAGATCGACTTCGAGGCCGCGCTGATGGAGCTCGACCCGGACAAGGACGTCGACGGGCTGCACCCGGTCAACATGGGCCGGCTCGCGCTCTCGATCCCGGGCCCGGTGCCGTGCACGCCCGCGGGGATCGAGGCGCTGCTCGCGCACTACGAGATCCCGGTCGCCGGCCGCAACGTCTGCATCCTCGGGCGCGGGGCCACGCTGGGCCGCCCGCTCGCGCTGCTGCTCTCCCAGAAGCGGCCCACCGCCAACGCCGCCGTCACCGTCGTCCACACCGGGGTGCCGGACTGGGCCGACTACACGCGCAGCGCCGACGTCGTCATCGCCGCCGCCGGGGTGCCCGGCATCCTGCGGCCGGAGCACATCACGAGCCAGACAGTCGTGGTGGGCGGCGGCGTCCGCTACGAGGGCCGGCGGCTGCTCCCGGACGTCGACGTCGCGTGCGAGGAGGTCGCGCGGGCGATCACGCCGCGGGTCGGCGGGGTCGGTCCGACGACGATTGCCATGCTGTTCCGCAACCTCGTCGACATCGCCGAGCGTCGCGCCGCCTGA
- a CDS encoding DUF222 domain-containing protein: MTSTIDSRQVAAPPPRDEWASVRESRSAASSLAAASSSAGFAGAVAQVRAMAAQLASGTKAGAWSTVPAAAAGELVAALLAARDVLDAVAAAGVGVVHAGGVLPGGHVSTSRWLQAEAGLSRPAAGALLARGRSDAERELPLTRIAALSGRLSADRARAVAVGLRAALRPLRPQDRAAAVAAVEGPLVEYARTASVAAIGRKTARLRFTLDPDTADARAVAAYTEQHLRLTPVGDGVVVDGWLTAQTAAALATCLEQTIDRWYRTGEHTPDRPGAPVPAAVSDLAAAVGAPRRPTRTHLQALALGELCERLLDHGGAGTRHRQRPHLTLTVDAADLAGDPTGPGPAWQIPGLGSLPAPRSTAARILCDADVTPVITTTTGLGEDDPRGPRHQGDHRGSDRGSDFGSETGRHAHRDGVHPDGEHHRTAPRSRDLLETFLADLREQAREVLHVGRTARTAPPRLRRALATRDHGCIAPGCDVDPSRCHAHHVQPWEHGGPTELPNLALLCSAHHHLVHEGHWQLRPTPGLRPGHTGYWQLHPPPPPPP; this comes from the coding sequence ATGACCTCGACGATCGACTCGCGCCAGGTGGCCGCTCCGCCGCCGCGGGACGAGTGGGCGTCGGTCCGCGAGTCCCGGTCCGCCGCTTCGTCCCTGGCGGCGGCCTCGTCGTCGGCGGGGTTCGCCGGGGCGGTCGCGCAGGTGCGGGCGATGGCGGCGCAGCTGGCCTCGGGAACGAAGGCGGGGGCGTGGTCGACGGTGCCGGCCGCAGCGGCCGGGGAGCTGGTGGCGGCGCTGCTCGCGGCGCGCGATGTGCTGGACGCGGTCGCGGCGGCCGGGGTCGGGGTGGTCCACGCGGGCGGGGTGCTGCCCGGCGGGCACGTGTCGACCTCGCGGTGGCTTCAGGCCGAGGCGGGCCTGTCGCGTCCCGCGGCCGGAGCGCTGCTGGCCCGGGGCCGGTCCGACGCCGAGCGTGAGCTCCCCCTCACCCGCATCGCCGCGCTGTCCGGGCGCCTCTCGGCGGACCGGGCCCGCGCGGTCGCGGTCGGGCTGCGTGCCGCGCTGCGCCCGCTGCGCCCGCAGGACCGCGCGGCCGCGGTCGCGGCCGTGGAGGGTCCGCTGGTCGAGTACGCCCGCACGGCGAGCGTGGCGGCGATCGGGCGCAAGACCGCCCGGCTGCGGTTCACCCTCGACCCTGACACCGCCGACGCCCGCGCCGTCGCCGCGTACACCGAGCAGCACCTGCGCCTGACCCCGGTGGGCGACGGCGTCGTGGTCGACGGGTGGCTCACCGCCCAGACCGCCGCCGCCCTGGCGACCTGCCTGGAGCAGACCATCGACCGCTGGTACCGCACCGGTGAGCACACCCCCGACCGACCCGGTGCGCCCGTCCCCGCCGCCGTGTCCGACCTCGCCGCCGCCGTCGGCGCACCCCGCCGCCCCACCCGCACGCACCTTCAGGCACTGGCCCTGGGCGAGCTGTGCGAACGCCTGCTCGACCACGGCGGCGCCGGCACCCGCCACCGCCAGCGCCCCCACCTCACCCTCACCGTCGACGCCGCCGACCTCGCCGGCGACCCCACCGGCCCCGGCCCCGCCTGGCAGATCCCCGGCCTCGGCTCGCTGCCCGCGCCCCGCTCCACCGCCGCGCGCATCCTCTGCGACGCCGACGTCACCCCCGTCATCACCACCACCACGGGCCTCGGCGAGGACGACCCCCGCGGCCCCCGCCACCAGGGCGACCACCGCGGCAGCGACCGCGGCAGCGACTTCGGCAGCGAGACCGGCCGCCATGCGCACCGCGACGGCGTCCACCCCGACGGCGAGCACCACCGCACCGCCCCGCGCAGTCGCGACCTGCTCGAGACCTTCCTCGCCGACCTGCGCGAGCAGGCCCGCGAGGTCCTCCACGTCGGGCGCACCGCCCGCACCGCCCCACCGCGCCTGCGCCGCGCCCTGGCCACCCGCGACCACGGCTGCATCGCCCCCGGCTGCGACGTCGACCCCTCCCGCTGCCACGCCCACCACGTCCAGCCCTGGGAGCACGGCGGCCCGACCGAGCTGCCCAACCTCGCCCTGCTCTGCTCCGCCCACCACCACCTCGTCCACGAAGGCCACTGGCAGCTGCGACCCACCCCCGGCCTGCGCCCCGGCCACACCGGCTACTGGCAGCTCCACCCCCCACCCCCACCACCGCCCTGA
- a CDS encoding glutamine synthetase — MQNVDVTDVVEDLRAKGVDVIRVSYPDLIGVDRGRDVLIDELDSVMHHGIAFCRAVYHTSPMGDVVPVQGGIENGLPDISARPDLSTLTNLPWEPGAAWCLADTSVLGGAAAQESPREVARRVSQKLGELGLGAVIGPELEFYLLEEDPTTTTGYRRYADQPGNVYVVGRKGDPRGMLLTMLRHLRDAALQVTAANHEFCPGQFEINLNHSDLLDAADRAFRMKSAVQEIARHEGFLATFMAKPFNDEGGSGFHLHVSLVDGEGQNVFGDESGPDGLSETGRSAIAGVLAHAPALAAILNPTINSYKRFGPDTLAPWLIDWGLDNRSAMVRIPPERGGAARMEVRLGDATANPYLAMAAVGAAIYLGVRDKLEPAAPLEGYGYDPESAPMLPQSLPEALDALEADTALAEVLGEYFVTSFLTYKRNEVERFSHHVTDWEFREYAYHL; from the coding sequence ATGCAGAACGTCGACGTGACCGATGTGGTCGAGGACCTCCGCGCCAAGGGGGTCGACGTCATCCGCGTCTCGTACCCGGACCTCATCGGGGTCGACCGCGGTCGCGACGTGCTCATCGACGAGCTGGACAGCGTCATGCACCACGGGATCGCGTTCTGCCGCGCGGTCTACCACACCTCGCCGATGGGCGACGTCGTCCCGGTGCAGGGCGGCATCGAGAACGGCCTGCCCGACATCAGCGCGAGGCCGGACCTGAGCACCCTCACCAACCTGCCCTGGGAGCCCGGCGCCGCGTGGTGCCTGGCCGACACCTCGGTCCTCGGCGGCGCGGCGGCGCAGGAGTCCCCCCGCGAGGTGGCCCGTCGCGTGTCGCAGAAGCTGGGCGAGCTCGGCCTCGGCGCCGTGATCGGGCCGGAGCTGGAGTTCTACCTCCTGGAGGAGGACCCCACCACGACCACGGGCTACCGGCGCTACGCCGACCAGCCGGGCAACGTCTACGTCGTCGGCCGCAAGGGCGACCCCCGCGGGATGCTGCTCACGATGCTGCGCCACCTGCGCGACGCCGCGCTCCAGGTGACGGCGGCGAACCACGAGTTCTGTCCGGGGCAGTTCGAGATCAACCTGAACCACTCCGACCTGCTCGACGCGGCCGACCGCGCCTTCCGGATGAAGTCGGCCGTGCAGGAGATCGCCCGCCACGAGGGCTTCCTGGCCACGTTCATGGCCAAGCCGTTCAACGACGAGGGCGGCAGCGGCTTCCACCTGCACGTGTCGCTCGTCGACGGCGAGGGCCAGAACGTGTTCGGCGACGAGTCCGGCCCGGACGGGCTGTCCGAGACCGGGCGCTCCGCGATCGCCGGAGTGCTCGCGCACGCGCCCGCGCTCGCCGCGATCCTCAACCCGACGATCAACTCCTACAAGCGCTTCGGCCCGGACACCCTCGCGCCGTGGCTCATCGACTGGGGCCTCGACAACCGCAGCGCCATGGTGCGGATCCCGCCGGAGCGCGGTGGCGCCGCGCGCATGGAGGTGCGCCTCGGCGACGCGACCGCCAACCCCTACCTCGCGATGGCCGCCGTCGGCGCCGCGATCTACCTCGGCGTGCGCGACAAGCTCGAGCCGGCCGCGCCGCTCGAGGGCTACGGCTACGACCCGGAGAGCGCGCCGATGCTGCCGCAGTCGCTGCCCGAGGCGCTCGACGCGCTCGAGGCCGACACGGCGCTCGCCGAGGTGCTCGGCGAGTACTTCGTCACCTCGTTCCTCACCTACAAGCGCAACGAGGTCGAGCGCTTCTCCCACCACGTCACCGACTGGGAGTTCCGCGAGTACGCCTACCACCTGTAG
- a CDS encoding aminotransferase: MRALFVQQDHVSPVGPVGAAFEERGFEVEEFLVVPEHRFHAPDVAVTFPDASAYDVIVPMGAPWSVYDEETIGAWVLEELTFLRRAHDAGIPVLGICFGGQALAAALGGAVERAPEAEIGWVTVDTDDPGLVEPGPWFEWHHDRWSAPPGARTFARTGAAEQAFRIGRSLAVQFHPELTPAQLKGWLDNGGTAYLEAHDLDPALLVAETERTADEAQARSRALVHRFLDQVAFPS; encoded by the coding sequence GTGCGCGCGCTGTTCGTCCAGCAGGACCACGTCTCACCCGTCGGCCCGGTGGGCGCGGCCTTCGAGGAGCGCGGCTTCGAGGTCGAGGAGTTCCTCGTCGTCCCGGAGCACCGGTTCCACGCCCCCGACGTCGCGGTGACCTTCCCGGACGCCTCGGCGTACGACGTGATCGTGCCGATGGGCGCGCCTTGGTCGGTGTACGACGAGGAGACCATCGGCGCCTGGGTGCTCGAGGAGCTCACCTTCTTGCGCCGGGCGCACGACGCCGGGATCCCCGTGCTGGGCATCTGCTTCGGCGGCCAGGCGCTGGCCGCCGCCCTCGGCGGCGCCGTCGAGCGGGCGCCCGAGGCCGAGATCGGCTGGGTCACCGTCGACACCGACGACCCCGGACTGGTCGAGCCCGGCCCCTGGTTCGAGTGGCACCACGACCGCTGGAGCGCGCCCCCCGGCGCCAGGACGTTCGCCCGCACCGGGGCGGCCGAGCAGGCCTTCCGCATCGGCCGCAGCCTCGCCGTGCAGTTCCACCCCGAGCTGACCCCCGCGCAGCTCAAGGGCTGGCTCGACAACGGCGGCACCGCCTACCTCGAGGCCCACGACCTCGACCCGGCCCTGCTGGTCGCCGAGACCGAGCGCACCGCCGACGAGGCGCAGGCCCGCAGCCGCGCCCTCGTGCACCGCTTCCTCGACCAGGTGGCCTTCCCGTCGTGA
- a CDS encoding MarR family transcriptional regulator, translated as MAVDMTAMAAVQNVYRAANAVRNRLERTVLAPHDLTWTGWVVLWVVWIWGDIETRHVAAEAGISKGTLTGVVGTLEKRGLLRRRTHPDDARRVLVSLTPKGRKLMSTLFPLFNAEEAYVTETLTDAEKLGLARSLRKVAQHVEAD; from the coding sequence ATGGCCGTCGACATGACGGCGATGGCCGCCGTGCAGAACGTCTACCGCGCGGCCAACGCCGTGCGGAACCGGCTCGAGCGCACCGTGCTCGCCCCGCACGACCTCACCTGGACCGGCTGGGTCGTGCTGTGGGTCGTGTGGATCTGGGGCGACATCGAGACCCGCCACGTGGCCGCCGAGGCGGGCATCTCCAAGGGCACGCTCACCGGCGTGGTGGGCACCCTGGAGAAGCGCGGCCTCCTGCGCCGGCGCACGCACCCGGACGACGCCCGCCGCGTGCTCGTGTCCCTCACGCCCAAGGGCCGCAAGCTCATGAGCACCCTCTTCCCGCTGTTCAACGCGGAGGAGGCGTACGTGACCGAGACGCTCACCGACGCCGAGAAGCTGGGCCTGGCGCGCAGCCTGCGCAAGGTCGCCCAGCACGTCGAGGCCGACTGA
- a CDS encoding gamma-glutamyl-gamma-aminobutyrate hydrolase family protein yields MSHRPIVAVPGRFSASASAHRHRALTTARALSEGVLLAGGEPVTVHPWAPGGSVTPEEVGERLAFADAVLLPGGGDLSPATYGQPVASDDVYDVDDEQDAFDLAVARWAISSGTPLLAVCRGWQVVNVALGGTLEQHMAEPHRHVVHTVAVVPGTLLGDVVGPTVQASCYHHQRADVLGAGLVPVARAADGTVEGAVLPSAAGWFLAVQWHPEDTVTDDPAQLALFRALVDAGR; encoded by the coding sequence ATGTCGCACCGCCCGATCGTGGCCGTCCCCGGCCGGTTCTCGGCGTCCGCGTCGGCCCACCGCCATCGTGCCCTCACCACGGCCCGCGCGCTCTCCGAGGGCGTGCTGCTCGCCGGCGGCGAGCCGGTCACCGTGCACCCGTGGGCTCCGGGCGGGTCGGTGACCCCCGAGGAGGTCGGCGAGCGGCTGGCCTTCGCCGACGCCGTGCTGCTGCCCGGGGGCGGCGACCTGAGCCCCGCGACGTACGGCCAGCCGGTGGCCTCCGACGACGTCTACGACGTCGACGACGAGCAGGACGCGTTCGACCTCGCGGTGGCCCGCTGGGCGATCAGCAGCGGCACGCCCCTGCTCGCGGTGTGCCGCGGGTGGCAGGTGGTCAACGTCGCCCTCGGCGGCACCCTCGAGCAGCACATGGCCGAGCCGCACCGGCACGTGGTGCACACCGTCGCCGTGGTCCCGGGCACCCTGCTCGGCGACGTCGTGGGCCCCACGGTGCAGGCGTCGTGCTACCACCACCAGCGCGCGGACGTGCTCGGCGCGGGGCTCGTGCCGGTGGCGAGGGCGGCCGACGGCACGGTGGAGGGTGCGGTGCTGCCCTCGGCGGCGGGCTGGTTCCTCGCGGTGCAGTGGCACCCGGAGGACACCGTCACCGACGACCCCGCCCAGCTCGCGCTGTTCCGGGCGCTGGTGGACGCCGGGCGCTGA